A genomic segment from Deinococcus sp. YIM 77859 encodes:
- a CDS encoding erythromycin esterase family protein, with translation MAHPEADLIRALREVARPLTGASRDYDALLERISTARFVLIGEASHGTHEFYRERARLTRRLIEEKGFTAVAVEADWPDAYRVNRYVRGGSGDNNAQEALGDFQRFPKWMWRNEDVQDFVEWLRVHNERHPERAVGFYGLDLYSLHRSMRAVIEYLEDVDPAAAQRARQRYACFEQFGENPQAYGYATEYGQREPCEDAAVQQLLELQRREAELSQGPLAEDEHFFAEQNARLALNAENYYRAMFRGRDESWNIRDTHMVETLEALVQHGEARGRPQRVVVWAHNSHLGDARASEMSWRQGELNLGQLTRERWPEETFLLGQSTDHGTVTAADNWDEPARTKRVRPGLPGSVEDLLHRVGGNFWLDLREQNAATDGLRDERLQRFIGVIYRPDTERWSHYVHTRLSDMYDALLYFDETSALVALDATPGDEEEEVPDTYPAGL, from the coding sequence ATGGCACACCCTGAAGCGGACCTGATCCGGGCCCTGCGCGAGGTGGCCCGGCCCCTGACCGGAGCCTCACGGGACTACGACGCCCTCTTGGAACGCATCAGCACTGCGCGTTTCGTGTTGATCGGCGAAGCCTCCCACGGTACCCACGAGTTCTACCGGGAACGGGCGCGGCTCACCCGGCGCCTGATCGAGGAAAAGGGCTTCACGGCGGTCGCGGTGGAGGCCGACTGGCCCGACGCCTACCGCGTCAACCGCTACGTGCGCGGCGGGAGTGGGGACAACAACGCGCAGGAGGCTCTGGGCGACTTCCAGCGCTTCCCGAAGTGGATGTGGCGCAACGAGGACGTGCAGGACTTCGTGGAGTGGCTGCGTGTTCATAACGAGCGGCATCCAGAACGAGCCGTCGGGTTTTACGGCCTGGATCTCTACAGCCTGCACCGCTCTATGCGGGCGGTGATCGAGTACCTCGAGGACGTGGACCCGGCAGCGGCGCAGCGGGCACGGCAACGGTACGCCTGCTTCGAGCAGTTCGGGGAAAACCCGCAGGCGTACGGCTACGCCACCGAGTACGGGCAGCGCGAACCCTGCGAGGACGCCGCCGTACAGCAGTTGCTGGAACTCCAGCGGCGGGAAGCGGAGCTCAGCCAGGGCCCGCTTGCCGAAGACGAGCATTTCTTCGCGGAACAAAATGCGCGCCTGGCCCTGAACGCCGAGAACTACTACCGAGCGATGTTCCGGGGCCGCGACGAGTCTTGGAATATCCGCGATACCCACATGGTGGAGACCCTCGAAGCGCTCGTGCAGCACGGCGAGGCGCGGGGCCGCCCGCAACGGGTGGTGGTGTGGGCGCACAACTCGCACCTCGGTGACGCCCGTGCCAGCGAGATGAGCTGGCGACAGGGTGAACTCAACCTGGGGCAGCTCACGCGCGAGCGCTGGCCGGAAGAAACCTTTCTCCTGGGTCAAAGCACCGACCACGGCACCGTCACCGCCGCCGACAATTGGGACGAGCCTGCCCGCACCAAACGCGTGCGCCCCGGCCTGCCCGGCAGTGTAGAAGACCTGCTGCACCGGGTCGGAGGCAACTTCTGGCTGGACCTGCGTGAGCAGAACGCGGCGACAGACGGCCTGCGCGACGAGCGGCTGCAACGCTTCATCGGGGTGATCTACCGGCCGGACACCGAGCGCTGGAGCCACTACGTTCACACCCGGCTCAGCGATATGTACGACGCCCTGCTCTATTTTGACGAGACAAGCGCCCTGGTGGCGCTGGACGCGACTCCCGGGGACGAGGAGGAAGAGGTGCCGGATACCTACCCCGCTGGCCTGTGA
- a CDS encoding phosphoribosyltransferase encodes MPQNRFYDRRDAGRQLAARLRSLHDWPETTVLALPRGGVPVAYEVARALRAPLDVFLVRKLGLPGYEEVAMGAIASGGVRVLNEDLVRRAGVTPSALAAAEEREQAELARRERTYREGRAATPVAGQTALLIDDGVATGATLRAGLQALRALSPTRVAVAVPVAPPEVCRALRGEADEVVCLLTPPDFMAVGQFYVDFHQTTDEEVRDLLTRAASPKSEA; translated from the coding sequence ATGCCCCAGAACCGCTTTTATGACCGCCGGGACGCGGGACGACAACTCGCGGCCCGGCTCCGCTCGCTCCACGACTGGCCGGAGACCACCGTGCTCGCGCTCCCACGCGGCGGCGTGCCGGTGGCCTATGAGGTCGCCCGTGCGCTGCGAGCTCCACTGGACGTGTTTCTCGTCCGCAAGCTGGGCCTGCCGGGCTACGAGGAGGTGGCGATGGGGGCCATCGCGTCGGGCGGCGTGCGGGTGCTGAATGAGGACCTGGTGCGCCGAGCGGGAGTGACGCCAAGCGCCCTAGCCGCCGCCGAGGAGCGCGAACAGGCAGAACTTGCCCGGCGCGAGAGGACCTACCGCGAGGGACGGGCCGCCACGCCTGTTGCCGGCCAGACGGCCCTGCTGATCGACGACGGCGTAGCGACCGGAGCGACGCTGCGTGCGGGCCTCCAGGCCCTGCGCGCCCTCTCCCCCACCCGGGTGGCGGTGGCCGTGCCGGTGGCCCCACCCGAGGTTTGCCGCGCCCTGCGAGGGGAGGCCGACGAGGTGGTATGCCTGCTCACCCCGCCGGACTTTATGGCCGTGGGGCAGTTCTATGTGGACTTTCACCAGACGACCGACGAGGAGGTGCGCGACCTCCTGACGCGCGCCGCCTCCCCCAAAAGCGAGGCGTGA